CACGGTCCTGCAGGGGATCGACAAGATCATGCCCGTCGACGTCTACATCCCCGGGTGCCCGCCGAACCCCGAGGGGATCATCGACGCTGTCGTGCGGATCCAGAAGATCATCGAGACCGGCGCGCCCCGCGCGGCGGACCGGTGGCCGATCAAATGAAGGGGCGGGGAGCGGCGTGAGCGTGGTCCTCGACAGATTGCGGGAGCGGTTCCCGGCCGATGTGGTGTCCACCCACTCGGACTTCGGGGACGACACGGCCTTGGTGCGGCGGGAGCGGATCGTCGAGATCCTCGCGTTCCTGCGGGACGACCCGGAGCTGCTCTTCGACTTCGCGATGGACCTGACCGGCGTCGACTACCTCGGCGAGGAGCCCCGGTTCGAGGTGGTCTACCACCTCTACTCGCTGGAGAAGAAGCACCGCGTCCGGATCAAGGTGCGCCTCCACGAGGGCGACCCGG
The Deltaproteobacteria bacterium genome window above contains:
- a CDS encoding NADH-quinone oxidoreductase subunit C yields the protein MSVVLDRLRERFPADVVSTHSDFGDDTALVRRERIVEILAFLRDDPELLFDFAMDLTGVDYLGEEPRFEVVYHLYSLEKKHRVRIKVRLHEGDPVIDTAVSVWPGINWYEREAWDMYGIVFRGHPNLKRILLYEAFEGHPLRKDYPKAKRQPTIGPEE